In one Thermanaerovibrio velox DSM 12556 genomic region, the following are encoded:
- a CDS encoding ABC-F family ATP-binding cassette domain-containing protein has translation MVPTGHKVALVGPNGCGKTSLMRLLAGEDHPESGSVTVKGLQVGYLPQDIAQVGPGSLMEHLRARSGLTQAESAMRELEARMGASGIGEDEALKLAKEHDALQSRIASLGGYSFEARARRVLSGLGFEERDHERDCADFSGGWKMRILLASILLSEPDVLLLDEPTNHLDTESMEWLEGYLKSFDGTMVAVSHDRRFINRTTASVAEIRGGKIRTYQGSYESYLRAREAEEEELRRRAKEVRELRARTMAFVERFRYKASKASQVQSRLKALERIEDAVELESARELTIKIPTPPRGPELVITAQGLGMSYEGRWVFRGIRFEVHRGDRVALVGYNGSGKSTLMRLMGLREAPSEGIVRLGSGVRYAFFSQESAENLDYRKTVLEEARSAGTYVTDQDVKSTLGAFLLGPDYWDLPVEVLSGGEKSRLTLAKMLMEPANLLLLDEPTNHLDERTKDIFARALKAYQGTLVMVSHDRDFLDQVVNRVFEIRRGALREYLGNYSRFAEIRGEIDGVDGGPSSSLEAGGRDSRGTGPQKDSGSVKEERRRQAEERNRIYRLKKAVLDRMTPIEKAIGAAEDRKRELEEMLCSPQVLGDSSKVQELMLELSETNRRLESLYPQWEALAEELDSIE, from the coding sequence GTGGTCCCAACGGGGCATAAGGTGGCCCTGGTGGGTCCCAACGGCTGCGGCAAGACGTCTCTAATGAGGCTGCTCGCCGGGGAAGACCATCCGGAGTCCGGCTCGGTCACCGTGAAGGGGCTTCAGGTGGGTTATCTCCCCCAGGACATAGCCCAGGTGGGGCCTGGGAGCTTGATGGAGCACCTGAGGGCAAGAAGCGGGTTGACTCAGGCGGAGTCGGCGATGCGGGAGCTTGAGGCTCGGATGGGTGCATCGGGCATAGGGGAGGACGAGGCGCTCAAGCTAGCCAAGGAACATGACGCCCTGCAGTCAAGGATAGCCAGTCTAGGGGGCTACTCCTTCGAGGCCCGGGCAAGGCGAGTTCTTAGCGGCCTTGGGTTCGAGGAGCGGGATCACGAGAGGGACTGTGCGGACTTCTCTGGGGGCTGGAAGATGAGGATACTCCTGGCCTCCATACTGCTTTCGGAGCCAGACGTGCTGCTTCTCGACGAGCCCACCAACCATCTGGACACGGAGAGCATGGAGTGGCTTGAGGGGTACCTCAAGTCCTTCGATGGCACCATGGTGGCGGTGTCCCACGACAGGCGGTTCATAAACAGGACCACCGCTTCGGTGGCGGAGATCCGGGGCGGGAAGATAAGGACCTATCAGGGGAGCTACGAGTCCTACCTGAGGGCCAGGGAGGCGGAGGAGGAGGAGCTGCGCCGAAGGGCCAAGGAGGTCCGGGAGCTACGGGCCAGGACCATGGCCTTCGTGGAGCGCTTCCGGTACAAGGCCTCAAAGGCCTCGCAGGTACAAAGCCGCCTCAAGGCGCTGGAGAGGATAGAGGATGCGGTGGAGCTGGAGTCCGCAAGGGAGCTGACCATAAAGATCCCCACCCCTCCCAGGGGTCCCGAGCTGGTGATAACCGCCCAGGGACTTGGGATGAGCTACGAGGGCCGGTGGGTCTTCAGGGGGATCCGCTTCGAGGTGCACCGGGGGGACCGGGTGGCCCTGGTGGGCTACAACGGTTCCGGCAAGTCCACCCTCATGCGGCTGATGGGGCTTAGGGAGGCCCCATCGGAGGGCATCGTGCGCTTGGGCAGCGGTGTGCGGTATGCGTTCTTCTCCCAGGAGAGCGCCGAGAACCTGGACTATCGGAAGACCGTGCTGGAGGAGGCGAGATCCGCCGGGACGTACGTCACCGACCAGGATGTGAAGTCCACCCTGGGGGCGTTTCTGTTGGGGCCTGACTACTGGGATCTGCCGGTGGAGGTCCTGTCCGGGGGGGAAAAGTCCCGGCTGACCCTGGCCAAGATGCTCATGGAACCCGCGAACCTCCTGCTCTTGGACGAGCCCACAAACCACCTGGACGAGAGGACCAAGGATATCTTCGCCAGGGCCCTTAAGGCCTACCAGGGTACCTTGGTGATGGTGTCCCACGACCGGGACTTCCTTGACCAGGTGGTGAACCGGGTGTTCGAGATACGCCGGGGCGCCCTCAGGGAGTACCTGGGCAACTACAGCCGGTTCGCAGAGATTAGGGGGGAGATCGATGGGGTCGACGGGGGCCCTAGTTCGTCCCTGGAGGCGGGTGGACGGGACTCCCGGGGGACGGGGCCTCAAAAGGACTCCGGGTCCGTAAAGGAGGAACGAAGGCGCCAGGCGGAGGAGAGGAACAGGATATACCGTCTTAAGAAGGCGGTGCTGGACAGGATGACCCCCATAGAGAAGGCCATCGGGGCCGCGGAGGATCGGAAGAGGGAGCTGGAGGAGATGCTGTGCAGCCCCCAGGTTCTAGGCGACTCATCCAAGGTACAGGAGCTGATGCTCGAGCTGTCCGAGACAAACCGGCGTCTTGAGTCCCTGTACCCCCAGTGGGAGGCCCTGGCGGAGGAGCTAGACTCCATAGAATGA
- a CDS encoding DUF1576 domain-containing protein, giving the protein MEETRREFRRYGVISAFLWALILYGIFLCDGNVDELFAGLKRILFSTCTLITDYVLLGGPSAALVNAGMVGLSALGVCAAAQVRLTGPAIAAVFTVCGFGFFGKNMLNIWPIIIGVMLHSRFRGVPFKDHLLISLFGTSLAPLVSELAFGASLSPVGPWLGSVLMGLVGGIAAGFFLPPLAKHFLVVHQGYNLYNVGFTCGFLGLVALGLLRAIGVPLDGGFYWFNGGQDIFLVPMVLLFSSMIIGGLIITPDFMPGLKDLYSSSGRLVSDFVQYSGFGPSLINMGSLGLLGILYLKLTGGDLNGPTVGGMITLAGFGGFGKHLRNVVPVMVGTWLAAVVSVWPVTSPGATLAVLFSGCLAPMSGAFGVAAGIAAGFLHLIVVMTVGSIHGGLSLYNNGLSGGIVAAMLLPVLEALREED; this is encoded by the coding sequence ATGGAGGAGACGAGGCGGGAGTTCCGTCGTTACGGGGTCATCTCCGCGTTCCTGTGGGCCCTCATACTGTATGGCATCTTCCTGTGCGACGGCAACGTGGACGAGCTTTTTGCGGGGCTTAAGAGGATACTCTTTTCCACTTGCACCCTGATAACAGACTATGTGCTGCTTGGAGGCCCCTCTGCCGCGCTGGTTAACGCGGGGATGGTGGGTCTTTCCGCCCTTGGAGTCTGTGCCGCTGCCCAGGTGAGGTTGACGGGTCCTGCCATAGCGGCGGTCTTCACGGTGTGCGGATTCGGGTTTTTCGGTAAGAACATGCTTAACATCTGGCCCATAATAATCGGGGTAATGCTCCACAGCCGATTTCGCGGGGTGCCCTTCAAGGATCACCTGCTCATATCCCTTTTTGGAACCTCCCTGGCACCGTTGGTAAGCGAGCTGGCCTTCGGGGCCTCCCTGTCCCCGGTGGGGCCTTGGCTTGGATCCGTCTTGATGGGGTTGGTGGGAGGCATTGCGGCGGGTTTCTTCCTGCCCCCCTTGGCGAAACACTTTCTGGTGGTGCATCAGGGTTACAACCTATACAACGTTGGTTTCACCTGCGGATTTTTGGGGCTGGTGGCCCTTGGATTGCTCAGGGCCATAGGGGTCCCGCTGGACGGGGGTTTCTACTGGTTCAACGGGGGGCAGGATATATTCCTCGTTCCAATGGTCCTGCTGTTCTCCTCCATGATAATAGGGGGTCTTATAATTACCCCTGACTTCATGCCGGGCCTTAAGGACCTGTACTCATCGTCCGGTCGTCTCGTGTCGGACTTCGTCCAGTACTCCGGGTTCGGCCCGTCCCTTATAAACATGGGGTCCCTGGGGCTCCTGGGGATTCTGTACCTTAAACTCACCGGCGGAGACTTAAACGGCCCAACCGTAGGGGGCATGATAACCCTTGCGGGCTTCGGAGGTTTCGGAAAGCACCTTAGGAACGTGGTGCCAGTGATGGTGGGTACTTGGCTGGCGGCGGTGGTGTCCGTCTGGCCGGTGACCAGCCCAGGGGCCACCCTGGCGGTGCTGTTCAGCGGATGTCTTGCCCCCATGAGCGGAGCCTTTGGGGTGGCGGCGGGAATCGCTGCGGGGTTCCTGCACCTGATCGTGGTGATGACCGTGGGGAGCATCCACGGGGGGCTTAGCCTTTACAACAACGGCCTATCCGGCGGCATAGTGGCTGCAATGCTGCTGCCGGTGCTTGAGGCCTTGAGGGAGGAGGACTGA
- a CDS encoding DMT family transporter — MTESRLNISRRTVLLADSSILLAASFWGVGFAVLKDALTYLPTFTVLVCRFLAGGVILGLIFNKRLKGLSKRGILDGLCTGFLLFLAFALQTMGLIWTSAGKQAFLTATYVVLAPLISWGITRRFPGLKSMTASFICLGGIWTLSAAEAGGLNKGDIMTLVSAVFFAAHLLAVDRFSKRTDPVGLASLQMITLGLLSLPFAVLFENPSFSAMPPRAWWSMAYMIAFSTVGAFTIQNVAQRYTSPTHAALLLSTEAVFGALAGVLMLGEVFTPQMLMGAFMVMAAIILVEVQLPAAWTERLLSRAEER; from the coding sequence GTGACGGAGTCCCGCTTAAATATTAGCAGGAGAACGGTGCTCCTGGCGGACAGCTCGATACTGCTGGCCGCGTCTTTTTGGGGCGTGGGTTTCGCGGTGCTGAAGGACGCTTTAACGTACCTTCCTACATTCACGGTGCTGGTGTGCCGATTTCTGGCCGGAGGGGTCATACTAGGCCTCATATTCAACAAGCGCCTGAAGGGTCTATCCAAGAGGGGCATCCTTGACGGGTTATGCACCGGGTTTCTGCTGTTCCTGGCCTTTGCACTTCAGACCATGGGGCTCATATGGACCAGCGCGGGGAAGCAGGCGTTCCTCACCGCCACGTACGTGGTGCTGGCACCCCTCATATCCTGGGGGATAACCAGGCGTTTCCCAGGGCTTAAGTCCATGACCGCCTCTTTCATCTGCCTTGGGGGCATATGGACCTTGAGCGCCGCCGAGGCGGGGGGGCTAAACAAGGGGGACATCATGACCCTGGTGTCCGCGGTGTTCTTTGCCGCCCACCTCCTGGCGGTGGACCGGTTCTCCAAGAGGACCGATCCGGTGGGGCTGGCTTCGCTGCAGATGATAACCCTAGGGCTGCTCAGCCTGCCGTTTGCCGTCCTATTCGAGAACCCATCGTTCAGCGCCATGCCCCCGAGGGCATGGTGGTCCATGGCGTACATGATAGCCTTCTCCACCGTTGGGGCTTTCACTATCCAGAACGTGGCACAGCGCTACACGTCCCCGACCCATGCGGCACTGCTGCTCTCCACCGAGGCGGTCTTCGGCGCCTTAGCGGGGGTGCTGATGCTGGGAGAGGTGTTCACCCCCCAGATGCTCATGGGGGCTTTCATGGTGATGGCGGCGATCATCCTGGTGGAGGTGCAGCTGCCAGCCGCTTGGACGGAACGGCTCCTGAGCAGGGCGGAGGAACGATAG